One Caldivirga sp. genomic region harbors:
- a CDS encoding succinate dehydrogenase/fumarate reductase flavoprotein subunit codes for MVEVLKYDMVILGSGLAGLRAAFEAARVSNGKLRIAVLSKVQAMRSHSVSAEGGASAVLYPKENGDNLDLHAYDTVKGSDFLADQDAVEVLVREAPKEIIFMDHLGVPWSRDAQGRILQRPFGGMTIPRTTFAQDKSGFFLLSTLYDNVLRFKNVEMFHEHFATSMIMQNGVFKGFTVIDLKTGEFKVFLAKVGIIATGGNGRVYGFTTMAHSSTGDGYTIAYRAGIPLKDFEFPQFHPTALVPNGILITEGARGEGGYLINKEGERFMKRYAPSRMELAPRDIVSRSIITECMEGRGFIDEETGLCYVLLDLRHLGEERIETRLPMIREIAIKTLGIDPVNEPIPVRPAMHYMMGGIHVDINGQVMLDETTTRIPNLWAAGEAANVSVHGANRLGSNSLSECLVWGRITGSLAAQYAMNAPEPEYDGSVKENVSREESRVFDRLIHKEVGGENPYDIKSDMNRTMDNNVYVFRDKSTLEEAYTSIKRLRERFAKVRLEDDGRVYNQNLKDILELDFLLEQAELITIAALNRTESRGAHYRLDYPKRDDANWLKHTLLFYTAGDKPRISYSPVKITRWKPEERKY; via the coding sequence ATGGTTGAAGTATTGAAGTACGACATGGTGATTCTTGGCTCTGGGTTAGCTGGCTTAAGAGCTGCCTTCGAGGCTGCTAGGGTGAGTAATGGTAAGCTTAGGATAGCCGTCCTATCCAAGGTTCAAGCCATGAGAAGTCACTCAGTCTCCGCTGAGGGTGGCGCAAGCGCAGTACTGTACCCTAAGGAAAATGGGGATAACCTAGATTTACACGCCTATGACACCGTTAAGGGTAGTGACTTTCTCGCTGACCAGGATGCAGTGGAGGTTTTGGTTAGGGAGGCCCCGAAGGAGATAATATTCATGGATCATTTAGGTGTTCCATGGTCAAGGGATGCTCAAGGTAGGATTCTTCAAAGGCCCTTTGGTGGAATGACAATACCGAGGACCACCTTCGCCCAGGATAAGAGTGGATTCTTCCTGTTAAGCACACTGTATGATAATGTACTTAGGTTTAAGAATGTTGAAATGTTTCATGAACACTTCGCTACATCAATGATAATGCAGAACGGCGTCTTCAAGGGATTTACGGTTATCGACCTTAAGACAGGGGAATTTAAGGTGTTCCTAGCCAAGGTTGGCATAATAGCCACTGGTGGTAATGGTAGGGTTTACGGGTTTACCACAATGGCACACTCCTCAACTGGTGACGGTTACACAATAGCCTATAGGGCTGGTATACCACTTAAGGATTTCGAGTTCCCACAGTTCCACCCAACAGCCTTAGTCCCAAACGGCATATTAATAACCGAGGGTGCGAGGGGTGAGGGGGGTTACTTAATAAATAAGGAGGGGGAAAGGTTCATGAAGAGGTATGCGCCGAGTAGAATGGAATTGGCTCCAAGAGACATAGTTAGCAGATCCATAATAACTGAATGTATGGAAGGTAGAGGCTTCATTGATGAGGAAACAGGCCTATGCTACGTACTACTTGACCTTAGGCACCTTGGTGAGGAGAGGATTGAGACTAGGTTGCCTATGATTAGGGAAATAGCGATTAAAACCCTAGGTATAGATCCAGTTAATGAGCCAATACCAGTTAGGCCAGCGATGCATTACATGATGGGTGGAATACACGTGGATATTAATGGCCAAGTAATGCTTGATGAGACTACTACGAGGATACCTAACCTATGGGCAGCAGGTGAGGCTGCAAATGTAAGCGTTCATGGAGCTAATAGGCTTGGTAGTAACTCACTTTCAGAGTGCCTAGTTTGGGGTAGGATAACCGGTTCATTGGCTGCCCAATACGCAATGAACGCCCCTGAACCTGAATATGATGGATCAGTTAAGGAGAACGTGTCTAGAGAGGAAAGTAGGGTATTCGATAGGTTAATTCATAAGGAGGTCGGTGGGGAGAATCCATATGATATTAAGAGTGACATGAATAGGACAATGGATAATAACGTATATGTGTTTAGGGATAAGAGCACACTTGAAGAGGCGTACACAAGCATCAAGAGGCTTAGGGAGAGGTTCGCTAAGGTTAGGCTTGAGGATGACGGTAGGGTATATAACCAGAACCTCAAGGATATACTTGAGTTAGATTTCCTACTTGAGCAGGCCGAGCTAATAACAATAGCTGCCTTAAACAGGACCGAGTCTAGGGGCGCCCACTATAGGTTGGATTACCCGAAGAGGGATGATGCGAATTGGCTTAAGCATACCCTACTCTTCTACACTGCTGGGGATAAGCCAAGGATAAGCTACTCACCTGTTAAGATAACGCGCTGGAAGCCTGAGGAAAGGAAGTATTGA